Sequence from the Bacillus thuringiensis genome:
TTCCCAGCGTAATAAAACTTGTGTAATCTCCCAAGTAAGCTGTTGTAATTCCTCCGGAGTTAAAAATAGATGAGATACAATATGACTACCTGTATTCGTTCCTTCTGTGCCGCTCTCTTCGATATAGAAGTGAGCTGCTTTTGCTTTATAATATTTTTCAATAATCCCTCGTTTTTCCTTCGTTTCTACTAATTCAAGCAACCCCCCATCGTATAAAATTTGAACGTGATAATGTACGCTTCCAGCAGTTTTGTTTAGTTTAGTAGCTACTTGTTTTGCAGTGAGTGCTTCGTCTTTTAAGAGGTGAAGGATTTGAATACGAGTTGCATTAGAAATGAGCTTCTGTTGCTCAGCTGAAATAGTAAGTCTATCGTCAAACATTATGACATCTCCTTTCTTATAATCTAAATTTATTGTACATTCTAAAAAATTAGAACGTAAGGAAAATAAATCGTCTTTTTCCTTTATATTTCGACATAAGTAAAAATAGCATGTACATAAACATGCTATTAATTGGAGGTAGATTCTTCATTAAATTCTCCGCGATAAAATAAAAACAGCCATATAAGACTAACAAAAATACAACATATAGCTAGAAAACTACCAATCATTTGAGGAGAAAGGATTTCTAATAGCCACCCTGTAATGAACATAGATAACTGTATAAGCGAACCATAAATTGAGTAATGAAATGAAAAAACTTTACCAATCATATTTTCGTGCGTGTAAGTTTGAAGTAATGTCGTATCAAGTGGAACGATGATTCCTCCTGCTATGCGCATACAGAGCAATGTAGTGATACCGATAATAAGTTGATCAGATAAAATGAATCCGAGAAAGAAAATTCCCTGTAGGAAATAGGCCCAACCAAATGCTTTTTTCATTTTCTCTTTATTATGAGATATATAAAGATTAACGAAGAGGCTGCCGATGATAAGCCCCGCCCCCTGAACTGAATATAAAACTCCAATGTTAGTGTGGAAAATTTTTTCAGCATAGATTGTTAAAAGCAGCTGATAAGCACCTCCAATAATGCCCCATGAAATGCCGACAAGAATTAATGTTAAAATGATTTTTGTTTGTAATATGTATGTATAACCATCTTTTATATCAGTGAACAATGCTTTGTTCTTGTTACAAGTATCATGAGCAGGAATACTCATATTATAAATAAAATAGGCTGAAATAAAGTACGACAAGCTGTTCATTAAAAAAGCAAACTCAATATTGAAAGAATGTGCAACTATTCCGCCTAAAGAAGCCCCCATAATAGACATAAAACCATTCATTGTACTAGAAAGAGAGTTCGCAGTTACGAAATGATTTTGGTGTATGATATTCTTTAAAGTTGCTTGTTTAGCCGGCTCAAATAAACAAGAAAGTACAGATAAACATATATTAGCAATGAAAATAATCTCAATTTTATATGGTGCAAATAAGTAAGTGAGGACGAGCATGCCTCGTAAAATATCGGTAAAAATCATAATATTCTTTTTAGAAAAACGATCTACAATTCCGCCTATGAATGGACTAAGGAGAAGCTGTGGTAAACCTTTACTTATAAAAGTAAGTGCGATCATAAACGGTGATTCTG
This genomic interval carries:
- a CDS encoding MFS transporter, which translates into the protein MSVSYSALLKTNKNFKRLFYGQTLSVLGDWFHTVALLTFVYSITESPFMIALTFISKGLPQLLLSPFIGGIVDRFSKKNIMIFTDILRGMLVLTYLFAPYKIEIIFIANICLSVLSCLFEPAKQATLKNIIHQNHFVTANSLSSTMNGFMSIMGASLGGIVAHSFNIEFAFLMNSLSYFISAYFIYNMSIPAHDTCNKNKALFTDIKDGYTYILQTKIILTLILVGISWGIIGGAYQLLLTIYAEKIFHTNIGVLYSVQGAGLIIGSLFVNLYISHNKEKMKKAFGWAYFLQGIFFLGFILSDQLIIGITTLLCMRIAGGIIVPLDTTLLQTYTHENMIGKVFSFHYSIYGSLIQLSMFITGWLLEILSPQMIGSFLAICCIFVSLIWLFLFYRGEFNEESTSN
- a CDS encoding ArsR/SmtB family transcription factor; protein product: MFDDRLTISAEQQKLISNATRIQILHLLKDEALTAKQVATKLNKTAGSVHYHVQILYDGGLLELVETKEKRGIIEKYYKAKAAHFYIEESGTEGTNTGSHIVSHLFLTPEELQQLTWEITQVLLRWENKTARQSNSEEEYAISCRIKKQ